The bacterium genome has a segment encoding these proteins:
- a CDS encoding FG-GAP repeat protein, protein MRTLTIWLGLMLAASAADARFDFNADWSTTGVVGEGHGDAAVTVGDVNGDGYSDVAVGAPDFGAAPNSSRGKVALYYGGPDGLTAGPYWNHVGDTADGRFGQAIAPAGDMNGDGYDDFVVAAPYLSNGHSEEGRLYFFVGGPSGPTLAATDEINEEDAHLGWSVAFAGDVNGDGYDDVIAGAPGWGGYGSPFYIPVQGAAYLYLGSADGPDGTHVWNRRGGDTAADFGWSVAGLGDVNGDGFADVMVGQPGYDAGLFDDNHGKALAFFGSAAGLPSSPSWEHVGTYEDDRFGSEVAWVGDFNGDGFADAVFGVRNYANGVGAVYIASGAPGGLGPAALLRNGSGLGSDWGETVAGIGDFNGDGRTDFVVSGSVNHDVTVYFGDGIPVLQSVMIGAGFFGDIMGGAGDVDGDGLGDFLVSDPLAANGAGTVYLYEGGREIDYFPPLMESRVGTGNVFLGYGFGSAGDVDGDGYDDLVVGAPTTTPSGEVQLYYGDQYGLSPTPDWTDTGSGSGGRLGISADGAGDVNGDGYADFVVGDQLGQEVRVYYGSASGPQPAYWSYVFTEQAGADFGLAVCGGGDLNGDGFADIAVGAQLWDGDEIDEGLVRVFFGSAQGMQSTGYVDLTPGEAETYVGPELDIIGDFDGDGLDDLVVGIPYFSYDAGNYAGAFALYFGDPAGISSTWFKVIGGGSVGASLGSHVAAAGDVNGDGYADFIVGRPGDTTHGPNAGRVHVYLGGQRGLAGRIDLDGPEIPNARFGESVSGLGDYDGAGRTCVAATWKSTQTSVSIYDLDPGTQQTGSIGLGTGGADIGIAAVGDLDGDGFPELGVSMPFDDGATGQWRTYGPFGRKESLAFPALPRLTTQADAPIALRGAMDGAAAPRFRLRAWAPAGRTRMRLEWQVGTERQAYDQTGAGPWTPSATHIAGTPVAADPALALLGGERYRWRIRAAAANPYQPHGPWLTGQPGTDTLYGFRYLPWAAPVDDDVPVGPAALARAVPNPFNPATRFEFTLPGREQVELKVYDVSGRLVRALHSGPLDGGPHRLPWDGRDDAGRALASGVYFALLQADSGASRIKVTLVK, encoded by the coding sequence ATGCGCACCTTGACCATATGGCTGGGACTGATGCTCGCGGCGTCGGCCGCCGACGCCCGCTTCGACTTCAATGCGGACTGGTCGACCACGGGCGTGGTCGGCGAAGGACACGGCGACGCGGCCGTCACCGTGGGCGACGTCAACGGCGACGGCTACTCGGACGTGGCCGTGGGCGCGCCCGACTTCGGCGCCGCCCCGAACTCCTCGCGCGGCAAGGTGGCCCTCTACTACGGCGGGCCGGACGGGCTGACGGCCGGTCCCTACTGGAACCACGTCGGCGACACGGCCGACGGCCGCTTCGGCCAGGCCATCGCCCCGGCCGGCGACATGAACGGCGACGGCTACGACGACTTCGTCGTGGCCGCCCCCTACCTCTCCAACGGGCACAGCGAGGAGGGCCGGCTCTACTTCTTCGTCGGGGGGCCGTCCGGCCCGACCCTTGCCGCCACGGACGAGATCAACGAGGAGGACGCCCACCTCGGCTGGTCGGTGGCCTTCGCCGGCGACGTCAACGGCGACGGCTACGACGACGTGATCGCCGGCGCCCCCGGCTGGGGCGGCTACGGTTCGCCGTTCTACATTCCCGTCCAGGGCGCCGCCTACCTGTACCTGGGCAGCGCGGACGGCCCGGACGGCACCCACGTCTGGAACCGGCGCGGCGGCGACACGGCGGCCGACTTCGGCTGGTCGGTGGCCGGCCTCGGCGACGTGAACGGCGACGGCTTCGCCGACGTGATGGTCGGCCAGCCCGGTTACGACGCCGGCCTCTTCGACGACAACCACGGCAAGGCCCTCGCCTTCTTCGGTTCGGCCGCGGGCCTGCCCTCGAGCCCGAGCTGGGAACACGTGGGCACCTACGAGGACGACCGCTTCGGCTCGGAGGTCGCCTGGGTGGGCGACTTCAACGGCGACGGTTTCGCCGACGCGGTATTCGGCGTGCGGAACTACGCGAACGGCGTCGGCGCCGTCTACATCGCGAGCGGGGCCCCCGGGGGATTGGGCCCCGCCGCGCTCCTGCGCAACGGCAGCGGTCTGGGCTCCGACTGGGGCGAGACCGTCGCCGGCATCGGCGACTTCAACGGCGACGGCCGGACCGACTTCGTCGTCAGCGGCAGCGTGAACCACGACGTGACGGTGTACTTCGGCGACGGCATCCCCGTGCTCCAGTCGGTCATGATCGGCGCGGGCTTCTTCGGCGACATCATGGGCGGGGCCGGCGACGTCGACGGCGACGGCCTGGGCGACTTCCTCGTCTCCGACCCGCTGGCCGCCAACGGCGCCGGCACGGTCTATCTCTACGAGGGCGGCCGCGAGATCGACTACTTCCCGCCCCTCATGGAGAGCCGGGTCGGCACCGGCAACGTCTTCCTGGGCTACGGCTTCGGGAGCGCCGGCGACGTCGATGGCGACGGCTACGACGACCTCGTCGTCGGGGCGCCGACGACGACGCCGTCCGGCGAGGTGCAGCTCTACTATGGCGACCAGTACGGCCTGTCGCCGACCCCGGACTGGACCGACACCGGCAGCGGGTCCGGCGGCCGGCTCGGCATCTCCGCCGACGGCGCCGGCGACGTCAACGGCGACGGCTACGCGGACTTCGTGGTCGGCGACCAGCTCGGCCAGGAGGTGCGGGTCTACTACGGTTCGGCGTCGGGCCCCCAGCCCGCCTACTGGAGCTACGTGTTCACCGAGCAGGCCGGGGCCGACTTCGGACTCGCCGTGTGCGGCGGCGGCGACCTCAACGGCGACGGCTTCGCGGACATCGCCGTGGGCGCCCAGCTCTGGGACGGCGACGAGATCGACGAGGGCCTCGTGCGCGTCTTCTTCGGTTCGGCCCAGGGCATGCAGAGCACCGGCTACGTCGACCTCACCCCCGGCGAGGCGGAGACCTACGTGGGTCCCGAGCTCGACATCATCGGCGACTTCGACGGCGACGGCCTCGACGACCTGGTCGTGGGCATTCCCTACTTCTCCTACGACGCGGGGAACTACGCCGGGGCCTTCGCCCTCTACTTCGGCGACCCGGCGGGGATCTCCTCGACATGGTTCAAGGTCATCGGCGGCGGCAGCGTCGGCGCATCCCTCGGCAGCCACGTCGCCGCCGCGGGCGACGTCAACGGCGACGGCTACGCCGACTTCATCGTCGGCCGCCCCGGCGACACGACCCACGGCCCGAACGCCGGACGCGTCCACGTCTATCTCGGCGGCCAGCGGGGCCTCGCCGGACGCATCGACCTCGACGGACCCGAGATCCCCAACGCGCGCTTCGGCGAGTCGGTCAGCGGGCTCGGCGACTACGACGGCGCCGGCCGGACCTGCGTCGCCGCCACCTGGAAGAGCACCCAGACGTCGGTGTCGATCTACGACCTCGACCCCGGGACCCAGCAGACCGGCTCGATCGGCCTGGGCACCGGCGGCGCGGACATCGGCATCGCCGCGGTGGGCGACCTGGACGGCGACGGCTTCCCTGAACTCGGCGTCAGCATGCCCTTCGACGACGGCGCCACCGGCCAGTGGCGCACCTATGGGCCCTTCGGCCGGAAGGAGTCCCTCGCCTTTCCCGCCCTGCCGCGCCTGACCACCCAGGCCGACGCGCCCATCGCCCTGCGCGGCGCCATGGACGGCGCCGCCGCGCCGCGATTCCGGCTCCGGGCCTGGGCCCCCGCCGGCCGCACCCGCATGCGTCTGGAGTGGCAGGTCGGCACCGAGCGCCAGGCCTACGACCAGACCGGGGCCGGACCCTGGACGCCGAGCGCGACCCACATCGCGGGCACACCCGTCGCGGCCGACCCGGCCCTGGCCCTGCTCGGCGGCGAACGCTACCGCTGGCGGATCCGGGCCGCCGCCGCCAACCCGTACCAGCCGCACGGGCCCTGGCTGACCGGCCAGCCCGGCACCGACACCCTGTACGGCTTCCGGTACCTGCCCTGGGCCGCCCCGGTGGACGACGACGTGCCGGTCGGACCGGCGGCCCTGGCCCGCGCCGTGCCGAATCCGTTCAATCCGGCGACCCGGTTCGAGTTCACGCTGCCGGGCCGCGAGCAGGTCGAACTGAAGGTGTACGACGTGTCGGGCCGCCTGGTGCGCGCGCTGCACAGCGGTCCGCTCGACGGCGGCCCGCACCGCCTGCCCTGGGACGGCCGCGACGACGCCGGCCGCGCGCTGGCCTCGGGCGTGTACTTCGCCCTGCTGCAGGCCGACTCGGGCGCGAGCCGGATCAAGGTGACGCTCGTGAAGTAG
- a CDS encoding acyloxyacyl hydrolase codes for MRGVPARQAVLALAVACATAAPAAWADPAPAGFPGPSSFVRGAYQAGAVLGTNDFLNGDNAAGRPIDSYHSVRLEYGRHTDGSRDWHHAFNFPSYGLGIYGADFFNDEELGTPTSLYGFFVWPLGRSGRWTFEFETAFGFTHNWKSYDPVDNPHNIALGLGRSVHIEGGPAAAYRLADRWSLIGAATFTHFSNGGTQNPNHGLNTVAPMLYVKYDTSDPVPIPTRRAPSYFPPGWDLTTTFSSGRRNLNLELAEPALRGDYLNRDYFIGNLTLGLGRAFSNKTRVVGGLDFCYDESVPDLIVLDGINRGVNARGEASDKLELAAFAGYELTVNRTHALLHLGYKLWYRDVPGRLPEFYQRLGIKHFVYGDWFVGLNVRFHELGSADNLEWNVGYAMEI; via the coding sequence ATGCGTGGCGTCCCGGCCCGCCAGGCCGTCCTGGCCCTCGCGGTCGCCTGCGCGACGGCGGCGCCGGCCGCCTGGGCCGATCCTGCCCCGGCGGGCTTTCCCGGCCCGTCGTCATTCGTGCGCGGGGCCTACCAGGCCGGCGCCGTGCTCGGCACCAACGACTTCCTCAACGGCGACAACGCGGCCGGACGTCCCATCGACAGCTACCATTCGGTGCGTCTGGAGTACGGCCGGCACACCGACGGATCGCGGGACTGGCACCATGCCTTCAACTTTCCCTCCTACGGCCTGGGCATCTACGGCGCCGATTTCTTCAACGACGAGGAGCTGGGCACGCCGACGTCGCTGTACGGGTTCTTCGTCTGGCCGCTGGGACGGTCCGGCCGCTGGACCTTCGAATTCGAGACGGCGTTCGGCTTCACCCACAACTGGAAGTCGTACGATCCCGTCGACAACCCGCACAACATCGCCCTGGGCCTCGGCCGCTCGGTGCACATCGAGGGTGGCCCGGCGGCGGCGTACCGCCTGGCGGACCGCTGGTCGCTCATCGGCGCGGCGACGTTCACCCACTTCTCCAACGGCGGCACCCAGAACCCGAACCATGGGCTCAACACCGTCGCGCCCATGCTCTACGTGAAGTACGACACCAGCGACCCGGTGCCGATCCCGACGCGGCGCGCGCCCAGCTACTTCCCCCCGGGCTGGGACCTGACGACGACCTTCTCCTCCGGCCGCCGCAACCTGAACCTCGAGCTGGCCGAGCCGGCCCTGCGCGGCGACTACCTGAACCGCGACTACTTCATCGGGAACCTCACGCTGGGGCTCGGGCGGGCATTCTCCAACAAGACGCGCGTCGTCGGCGGCCTCGACTTCTGCTACGACGAGTCCGTGCCCGACCTCATCGTCCTGGACGGGATCAATCGGGGCGTCAACGCGCGCGGCGAGGCGAGCGACAAGCTCGAGCTGGCGGCTTTCGCGGGCTACGAACTGACGGTCAACCGCACCCACGCCCTGCTGCACCTCGGCTACAAGCTCTGGTACCGCGACGTGCCGGGGCGCCTGCCGGAGTTCTACCAGCGGCTGGGCATCAAGCATTTCGTGTACGGGGACTGGTTCGTGGGCCTGAACGTGCGCTTCCACGAGCTGGGCAGCGCGGACAACCTCGAGTGGAATGTCGGCTACGCGATGGAGATCTAG
- a CDS encoding NAD(P)-dependent oxidoreductase has translation MALPRILVTGASGFIGRHLLDALKDRYRIVSLARRSQARCGAPFHENITWHQVDIGDPFTLAEVFAEIRQGDPIDIVIHLAAHYDFTGEDHPEYNRTNVEGLRNILEHCKALQPKRFVFSSSVAACDFPAPGGALDELSPPDGDHIYAQTKAIGERMLAEYRDHFPSVIVRFAALFSDWCEYPPLYMFLLTWLSNAWNCRILGGRGQSAIPYLHVNDAVSFMRRVLRREADLRDGEILICSPDGAVSHKQLFATATYYYFETPRKPLLVPRPLVPLGIHTRCLVGRFMPERPFERPWMAKYVDKQLTIDAGHSRQRLDWAPSHRLEVLYRLPFLIENMRYDQIEWTRRNRGAMKQARLRANLHIHSLLQKHKQAIIEDCTTILRTRFASYQSLDEAEHEWNHRLILRNLFSAIRTRMKLDFMSYCRDLALRRRAEGFTAEELVGALETIDQVCVKTLLRDPEGAEMKANLYACISMTIRFGIDQVLEVYEEPQGADTVRSGEPGR, from the coding sequence ATGGCCCTGCCCCGCATCCTGGTCACCGGCGCCTCGGGCTTCATCGGCCGCCACCTGCTCGACGCCCTGAAGGACCGCTACCGCATCGTCAGCCTGGCCCGCCGCTCGCAGGCGCGGTGCGGCGCCCCGTTCCACGAGAACATCACCTGGCACCAGGTCGACATCGGCGATCCCTTCACCCTCGCAGAGGTCTTCGCCGAGATCCGGCAGGGCGACCCCATCGACATCGTCATCCACCTCGCGGCCCACTACGACTTCACGGGCGAGGACCATCCGGAGTACAACCGCACGAACGTCGAGGGTCTGCGCAACATCCTCGAGCACTGCAAGGCCCTGCAGCCCAAGCGGTTCGTGTTCTCCAGCTCGGTGGCCGCGTGCGACTTCCCCGCGCCGGGCGGCGCCCTCGACGAGCTCAGCCCGCCCGACGGCGACCACATCTACGCCCAGACCAAGGCCATCGGCGAGCGCATGCTGGCCGAATACCGCGACCACTTCCCGTCGGTGATCGTGCGCTTCGCCGCGCTCTTCTCGGACTGGTGCGAGTATCCCCCGCTGTACATGTTCCTGCTCACGTGGCTGTCCAACGCCTGGAACTGCCGCATCCTGGGCGGACGCGGCCAGTCGGCCATCCCCTACCTGCACGTGAACGACGCGGTGAGCTTCATGCGGCGGGTGCTGCGGCGCGAGGCCGACCTGCGGGACGGCGAGATCCTCATTTGCAGCCCGGACGGCGCCGTGAGCCACAAGCAGCTCTTCGCCACCGCCACCTACTACTACTTCGAGACACCGCGCAAACCGCTGCTGGTGCCGCGTCCGCTGGTGCCGCTGGGCATCCACACGCGCTGCCTGGTGGGACGCTTCATGCCGGAACGCCCGTTCGAGCGGCCGTGGATGGCGAAGTATGTCGACAAGCAGCTCACCATCGACGCGGGCCACAGCCGCCAGCGGCTGGACTGGGCGCCGAGCCACCGCCTCGAGGTGCTCTATCGCCTGCCCTTCCTCATCGAGAACATGCGCTACGACCAGATCGAATGGACGCGGCGCAACCGCGGCGCCATGAAGCAGGCCCGCCTGCGCGCCAACCTGCACATCCACTCGCTGCTGCAGAAGCACAAGCAGGCGATCATCGAGGACTGCACCACCATCCTCAGGACCCGCTTCGCCAGCTACCAGAGCCTGGACGAGGCCGAGCACGAGTGGAACCACCGGCTCATCCTGCGCAACCTCTTCTCCGCGATCCGCACGCGCATGAAGCTCGACTTCATGTCGTACTGCCGCGACCTGGCCCTGCGCCGGCGTGCCGAGGGCTTCACGGCCGAGGAGCTGGTGGGCGCCCTGGAGACCATCGACCAGGTGTGCGTGAAGACCCTGCTGCGCGACCCCGAGGGGGCCGAGATGAAGGCCAACCTCTACGCCTGCATCTCCATGACCATCCGCTTCGGCATCGACCAGGTGCTCGAGGTGTACGAGGAGCCGCAGGGGGCCGACACGGTGCGGAGCGGGGAACCCGGGCGCTGA
- a CDS encoding ubiquinol-cytochrome c reductase iron-sulfur subunit, whose amino-acid sequence MKPPRPAPDADRRRFLVRGCRLAAASACVPLLTTMNLAGCTGDLPEHKHVTGPLRHALDTLPEGERVNLTHGERQIELIRQGDHVTARLLWCTHQGCTVAWLPDEQVYLCPCHDGRFDAEGHPIYGPPRRDLDLLPVTIENGDVIVDV is encoded by the coding sequence ATGAAGCCTCCGCGCCCCGCACCCGACGCCGACCGCCGCCGCTTCCTCGTCCGGGGCTGCCGCCTCGCCGCCGCCTCGGCCTGCGTGCCGCTGCTGACGACCATGAACCTGGCCGGCTGCACCGGCGACCTGCCCGAGCACAAGCACGTGACCGGCCCCCTGCGCCACGCCCTGGACACCCTGCCCGAGGGCGAGCGCGTGAACCTGACCCACGGCGAGCGGCAGATCGAGCTGATCAGGCAGGGCGACCACGTGACGGCCCGCCTGCTGTGGTGCACGCACCAGGGCTGCACCGTGGCGTGGCTGCCCGACGAGCAGGTGTACCTGTGCCCCTGCCACGACGGGCGCTTCGACGCCGAGGGGCATCCCATCTACGGGCCCCCGCGCCGCGATCTCGACCTGCTGCCCGTGACCATCGAGAACGGCGACGTGATCGTCGACGTGTAA
- a CDS encoding HypC/HybG/HupF family hydrogenase formation chaperone, with protein MCLGVPGRIVAVEDGLMRMGTVDFDGSTLEVCLAYTPDAEPGDYVLVHAGFALAQLDEAEAAETLDALRQLGEPPIPEKPSP; from the coding sequence ATGTGTCTCGGAGTACCCGGCCGCATCGTCGCCGTCGAGGACGGCCTGATGCGCATGGGCACCGTCGACTTCGACGGGTCGACCCTCGAGGTCTGCCTGGCCTACACGCCGGACGCCGAGCCGGGCGACTACGTGCTGGTGCATGCGGGCTTCGCCCTGGCCCAGCTCGACGAGGCCGAGGCCGCCGAGACCCTCGACGCCCTGCGCCAGCTCGGCGAGCCTCCCATCCCGGAGAAGCCGTCGCCATGA
- a CDS encoding cation:proton antiporter: MNLWSLLVDIGLLIGAAIVLGAVCIRLKLSPLVGYLVAGMVLGGPGSLGLVGATHDVDVIAELGVSLLLFGLGLEFSFARIRAFGRAPLLAAGLQVTLTPLVALPIAVAVGLDLPAAVVVALMVTLSSTASVLRVLADRSELGSLQGRNAIAVLLAQDLAVIPFVIIVSLLGGAGGDPLDALLRTLGGFAAMTAALWVLLNLVAARLLATFSLEQNREMSVLFAVGTGIGAAVLAHEVGISPAMGAFVAGMMLGSSPFAVQIRADVTGLRIVLLTLFFGAAGMVADPVWIVQNLPLVLGITLALIVIKTLVVTLLFRATGQTFRLSLASAITLAQVGEFAFVLGAEGADAGVLGPGARQLMVSVVIMSLILAPLLIGQATRLSRLLSRGPRTDPDATTARPADRIFVFGFGPAGRHVVRRLLAAGRRDITVVDLNGQSITRAREMGVHGEIGDIQQVDALEHHGVREACLVVITTPGSEATALAIAHVRQLSPGARIVVRSHYKAHRERYEALGAHAVAVDEVAVGERLGDEALANLQPRENA; the protein is encoded by the coding sequence ATGAACCTGTGGTCCCTCCTGGTCGACATCGGCCTGCTCATCGGCGCGGCCATCGTGCTCGGCGCCGTCTGCATCCGGCTGAAACTGAGCCCGCTGGTGGGCTACCTCGTGGCCGGGATGGTCCTGGGCGGGCCCGGCAGCCTGGGCCTGGTCGGCGCGACCCACGACGTCGACGTCATCGCCGAACTGGGCGTGTCGCTGCTGCTCTTCGGCCTCGGGCTCGAGTTCTCCTTCGCGCGCATCCGGGCCTTCGGGCGGGCCCCCCTGCTCGCGGCCGGCCTGCAGGTCACGCTGACGCCGCTGGTGGCCCTGCCCATCGCCGTCGCGGTGGGGCTCGACCTCCCGGCGGCCGTCGTGGTGGCCCTGATGGTCACCCTGAGCAGCACGGCGTCGGTGCTGCGGGTGCTGGCCGACCGCTCGGAGCTGGGCAGCCTGCAAGGGCGCAACGCCATCGCCGTGCTGCTGGCCCAGGACCTGGCCGTGATCCCGTTCGTGATCATCGTCTCGCTGCTGGGCGGGGCGGGCGGCGATCCCCTCGACGCCCTCCTGCGCACCCTCGGCGGCTTCGCGGCCATGACCGCGGCCCTCTGGGTGCTGCTGAACCTGGTCGCCGCGCGGCTGCTGGCCACCTTCTCCCTCGAGCAGAACCGCGAGATGTCGGTGCTCTTCGCCGTGGGCACGGGCATCGGCGCGGCGGTGCTGGCCCACGAGGTGGGCATCTCGCCGGCCATGGGCGCCTTCGTGGCGGGCATGATGCTGGGCAGTTCGCCCTTCGCGGTGCAGATCCGCGCCGACGTCACCGGCCTGCGCATCGTGCTGCTGACCCTCTTCTTCGGCGCGGCCGGGATGGTGGCCGATCCGGTGTGGATCGTGCAGAACCTGCCCCTGGTGCTGGGCATCACCCTGGCCCTGATCGTGATCAAGACGCTGGTCGTGACCCTGCTCTTCCGGGCCACCGGCCAGACGTTCCGCCTCTCCCTGGCCTCGGCCATCACCCTGGCGCAGGTGGGCGAGTTCGCCTTCGTGCTGGGGGCCGAGGGCGCCGACGCCGGCGTGCTCGGGCCGGGCGCGCGGCAGCTGATGGTGTCGGTGGTCATCATGTCGCTCATCCTGGCGCCGTTGCTCATCGGGCAGGCCACGCGCCTGAGCCGGCTGCTCTCGCGCGGGCCCCGCACCGACCCGGACGCGACCACCGCCCGCCCCGCCGACCGCATCTTCGTCTTCGGCTTCGGCCCGGCCGGACGCCACGTGGTGCGCCGCCTGCTCGCCGCCGGCCGTCGCGACATCACCGTCGTCGACCTGAACGGCCAGTCGATCACCCGCGCCCGGGAGATGGGCGTGCACGGCGAGATCGGCGACATCCAGCAGGTCGACGCCCTCGAGCACCACGGCGTGCGCGAGGCCTGCCTGGTGGTGATCACCACCCCCGGCAGCGAGGCCACGGCCCTGGCCATCGCCCACGTGCGGCAGTTGAGCCCGGGCGCGCGCATCGTGGTGCGGTCGCACTACAAGGCGCACCGGGAGCGGTACGAGGCCTTGGGGGCGCATGCGGTGGCGGTGGACGAGGTCGCCGTCGGCGAACGGCTGGGCGACGAGGCCCTGGCCAACCTGCAGCCCCGCGAAAACGCCTGA
- the tyrA gene encoding bifunctional chorismate mutase/prephenate dehydrogenase, which translates to MTAPLDDQRRRIDAIDARLLELLRERNELAAEVIAAKITAGLPVFVPERERAKVAAFRDAAATEGLDPEWAEDFLRMIMSSSRARQSQADFPCAPGGPRRVLLVGGAGQLGRCYGRAFAASGHEVRVLDANDWDRVDDLCAGVDLAVVTVPIRVTEEVIARLAPHLAPTTLLADFTSHKEAPLAAMLAAHPGPVVGLHPMHGPDVGNLSKQLVIACPGRAPDAAAWLLDQFRLWGLRVRELAPEKHDRVMHQVQGLRHFVALLHGSFMRASELSPADVLELSSPIYRAELMMTGRIFAQNAELYADIVFADAERRALLLRFLAHHEQLADLVRHDDKAGFIREFEAIGEFFGDFAARARTESGYLIHRLADRFAGTEEDPA; encoded by the coding sequence ATGACCGCCCCCCTGGACGACCAGCGCCGCCGCATCGACGCCATCGACGCGCGCCTGCTCGAACTGCTGCGCGAGCGCAACGAGCTGGCCGCCGAGGTGATCGCGGCCAAGATCACCGCCGGCCTGCCGGTGTTCGTGCCCGAGCGCGAGCGGGCCAAGGTGGCGGCCTTCCGTGACGCGGCGGCCACCGAGGGCCTCGACCCCGAGTGGGCCGAGGACTTCCTGCGCATGATCATGAGCAGCTCGCGGGCGCGGCAGTCCCAGGCCGACTTCCCCTGCGCGCCGGGCGGCCCGCGGCGGGTGCTGCTGGTGGGCGGCGCCGGCCAGCTGGGCCGCTGCTACGGGCGCGCCTTCGCCGCCAGCGGCCACGAGGTGCGCGTGCTCGACGCGAACGACTGGGACCGCGTCGACGACCTGTGCGCCGGCGTCGACCTGGCCGTGGTCACGGTGCCGATCCGGGTCACGGAAGAGGTCATCGCCCGCCTGGCCCCCCACCTGGCGCCCACGACGCTGCTGGCCGACTTCACCAGCCACAAGGAGGCGCCCCTGGCCGCCATGCTGGCCGCCCATCCGGGCCCCGTGGTCGGGCTGCACCCCATGCACGGGCCGGACGTGGGCAACCTCTCCAAGCAGCTCGTGATCGCCTGCCCCGGCCGCGCGCCCGACGCCGCGGCCTGGCTGCTCGACCAGTTCCGCCTGTGGGGCCTGCGCGTGCGCGAGCTCGCGCCGGAGAAGCACGACCGTGTCATGCACCAGGTGCAGGGCCTGCGGCACTTCGTCGCCCTGCTGCACGGGTCGTTCATGCGGGCCAGCGAGCTCTCGCCCGCCGACGTGCTCGAACTGAGCAGCCCCATCTACCGGGCCGAACTGATGATGACCGGCCGCATCTTCGCCCAGAACGCCGAGCTGTACGCCGACATCGTCTTCGCCGACGCCGAGCGCCGCGCCCTGCTGCTGCGCTTCCTCGCCCACCACGAGCAGCTGGCCGACCTGGTGCGCCACGACGACAAGGCGGGCTTCATCCGCGAGTTCGAGGCCATCGGGGAGTTCTTCGGCGACTTCGCCGCCCGGGCCCGCACCGAGAGCGGCTACCTGATCCACCGCCTGGCCGACCGCTTCGCCGGCACCGAGGAAGATCCCGCATGA